From a single Sulfolobus sp. E5-1-F genomic region:
- a CDS encoding glycoside hydrolase family 3 N-terminal domain-containing protein codes for MADTRSLLKQMSLEEKIAQLQAIPVDALLEGKEFSEEKARKYLKLGIGQITRVAGSRLGLKPKEIAKIINKIQKFLVENTRLKIPAIIHEECLSGLMGYSATAFPQAIGLASTWNTELVNSVASVIRSQARLLGVNHCLSPVLDVCRDPRWGRCEETYGEDQYLVASMGLAYITGLQGENQLVATAKHFAAHGFPEGGRNIAQVHVGNRELRETFLFPFEVAVKTGKVMSIMPAYHEIDGIPCHANPQLLTNILRQEWGFDGIVVSDYDGIRQLETIHKIASNKMEAAILALESGVDIEFPTIDCYGEPLINAVKEGLVPESLIDRATERVLRIKERLGLLGNPFVDESSVPEMLDDHKSRELALKAARESIVLLKNENNILPLSKNINKIAVIGPNANDPRNMLGDYTYTGHLNIDSGIEIVTVLKGIVKKVGEGRVLYAKGCDIAGESKEGFEEAIKIAKEADVIIAVMGEKSGLPISWTDVPSEEEFNKYQAVTGEGNDRTSLRLPGVQEELIKELYKTGKPIVLVLINGRPIVLSPIINYVKAVIEAWFPGEEGGNAIADVLFGEYNPSGRLPITFPMDTGQIPLYYSRKPSSFRPYVKLRSSPLFPFGYGLSYTQFEYSDLEVTPKEVGPSGYITISLNVKNVGKMEGDEVVQLYISKTFSSVARPIKELKGFAKVHLKPGEKGRVKFTLPMEALAFYDNFMRLVVEKGEYQILIGNSSENIILKDMFRVKETKPIIERRIFLSNVQIEKI; via the coding sequence GTGGCTGACACAAGGAGTCTTCTAAAGCAGATGAGTCTAGAAGAAAAAATAGCTCAGCTCCAAGCTATACCAGTTGATGCTCTCCTAGAGGGAAAGGAATTCTCTGAGGAAAAAGCAAGAAAATATCTAAAGCTAGGGATAGGACAGATTACTAGAGTAGCTGGAAGTAGATTAGGACTAAAGCCAAAAGAAATAGCTAAAATTATTAACAAAATTCAAAAATTCTTGGTAGAAAATACAAGGTTAAAAATTCCGGCAATAATCCATGAGGAATGCTTATCTGGTCTTATGGGATACTCTGCTACGGCCTTCCCTCAAGCTATTGGTCTAGCTAGTACGTGGAATACAGAATTAGTTAATAGTGTAGCATCAGTTATAAGATCTCAAGCAAGACTACTTGGGGTTAATCATTGTCTTTCTCCAGTACTAGATGTTTGCAGAGACCCGAGATGGGGGAGATGCGAAGAGACTTACGGGGAAGACCAATATCTAGTAGCTTCAATGGGATTAGCTTACATTACTGGATTGCAAGGCGAAAATCAATTGGTAGCAACTGCAAAACATTTCGCTGCTCACGGTTTTCCAGAGGGTGGAAGAAATATTGCACAAGTACATGTGGGAAATAGAGAACTGAGAGAAACGTTCCTCTTCCCGTTTGAAGTTGCCGTAAAGACGGGAAAAGTAATGTCAATTATGCCTGCGTATCATGAAATTGATGGAATTCCATGTCATGCTAATCCTCAATTATTGACAAATATTTTAAGACAAGAGTGGGGATTTGATGGAATAGTAGTTTCTGACTACGATGGTATTAGACAATTAGAAACAATACATAAGATTGCGTCAAATAAAATGGAAGCCGCTATTTTAGCTCTTGAATCTGGAGTGGACATAGAGTTTCCTACAATAGATTGTTATGGTGAACCGTTAATTAATGCTGTAAAGGAGGGTTTAGTCCCAGAGTCTCTAATAGATAGGGCTACGGAGAGAGTTTTGCGAATTAAAGAAAGACTCGGCCTTTTAGGCAATCCATTTGTTGATGAGAGTTCAGTTCCGGAAATGTTGGACGATCATAAATCTAGAGAATTAGCCCTAAAGGCAGCTAGAGAGTCAATAGTTCTTCTTAAAAACGAGAATAATATATTACCTTTAAGTAAGAATATTAATAAAATTGCAGTAATAGGACCAAATGCCAATGATCCGAGAAACATGTTAGGAGATTATACCTATACTGGACATTTAAATATAGATAGTGGGATAGAGATAGTAACCGTTCTCAAGGGGATAGTTAAAAAGGTTGGAGAAGGAAGAGTACTCTACGCGAAAGGGTGCGATATTGCAGGTGAGTCGAAAGAGGGATTTGAAGAGGCGATAAAGATAGCAAAGGAGGCTGACGTAATAATAGCTGTAATGGGTGAGAAATCGGGACTTCCAATATCGTGGACAGACGTTCCTTCTGAAGAGGAGTTTAATAAATATCAAGCAGTTACTGGAGAAGGTAACGATAGGACTAGTCTAAGATTACCGGGAGTTCAAGAGGAGTTAATCAAGGAATTATACAAAACCGGAAAACCGATAGTATTAGTTTTAATTAATGGTAGGCCTATAGTTCTTTCACCGATAATTAATTACGTAAAAGCCGTAATTGAGGCATGGTTCCCAGGAGAAGAAGGGGGAAATGCCATAGCTGACGTATTATTTGGAGAGTATAATCCTAGTGGACGATTACCAATCACATTCCCAATGGATACTGGACAAATACCATTATATTATAGTAGGAAACCATCTTCATTTAGGCCTTATGTTAAGCTTCGTTCATCTCCGTTGTTTCCATTTGGATATGGTTTAAGTTATACTCAATTTGAATACTCTGACCTAGAAGTAACGCCAAAAGAAGTTGGACCTTCTGGTTATATTACCATTTCATTAAACGTTAAAAATGTGGGAAAAATGGAAGGAGATGAGGTTGTTCAATTATATATTTCAAAAACCTTTTCCAGTGTTGCTAGACCAATTAAGGAATTAAAAGGATTTGCTAAAGTTCATCTTAAACCTGGTGAAAAGGGAAGAGTGAAATTCACACTGCCCATGGAAGCATTAGCGTTTTACGATAACTTTATGCGACTAGTAGTAGAGAAAGGTGAGTATCAGATACTAATAGGGAACTCTTCTGAAAACATAATTCTTAAGGATATGTTCAGAGTAAAGGAGACCAAACCTATTATAGAGAGAAGAATATTTCTATCAAATGTACAAATAGAGAAAATTTAA
- a CDS encoding GH116 family glycosyl hydrolase produces the protein MKYKYSYVLDSGIPLGGIGTGSMEIRADGRLYSWTIFNNGGIAERNEDRYKYFLTEFDSFFAYEEGKMIRILHAYDYNFGANPYTRPWIRPVREIEFTGEPPIAYLDYDNEVKLKAFSPFIPLDVKNSSLPVAIFKFSSKKNTRFFFGVNNPFEKGQIEVKEDMVIFKGETTSDDPRYQGNLCIKVIGEDASATAYNQIFDFWDDYRSNSLVKKKGDNLGIVSGKGNDLTFIITWFFPNFILKDGRRVGHYYENFFNSCAEVMDYVIKKLNYLEEKTTQFHDLFYNAEGVESWIVDLIGAQIATLVKSTWLTKDNFFGIWEGYFDTSDQRKIGKYPYTDGPENTALNTIDVLLYALPGVMLLFPELAKNIVKDLSNRALKEDTPEYVIFSLAFPDNLNKYKEEVRKDPTISTDIKKLYETIKRIVKETGKDPKGRMPHYIRHSLTVDTYERIDINPEFVLLYYLIARYTGDRDFLKSVYEVAKNAIESIIRTQTLDGLPYLTLPSGIEWMRHVNNMLKANDAYKILGYHTLALSMQTLDDWSWLGFSPFVSFLWITALEALNEASKLLNSPQNYEVKELIEKANKYLWNGEYYINWYDPISNLRDDSLNASQITGDWYVQLLGLQEFLDYEKRKSIFSSIIKYNYTEEEGIRNGSSNKEITPLGVKLSVQSKAPWSGVEYYLASHMFYDGFDEYAKKILRNVYERYELAGNFWNHLEWGARYMRPLVAINIIHAIEGMRVNMLDNEVNIDKQKNLKWILLLPTAWGLLGINNGKIRIRIYHGEFKGKINGVEVALRENEEIEF, from the coding sequence GTGAAATACAAATACTCTTATGTCTTAGATTCTGGAATTCCTCTTGGTGGAATAGGTACTGGCTCAATGGAAATAAGAGCAGATGGTAGACTTTACTCATGGACTATATTTAACAATGGTGGGATTGCGGAAAGAAATGAAGACAGGTATAAGTATTTCTTAACGGAATTCGACTCCTTCTTTGCATATGAAGAGGGGAAAATGATTAGAATTCTCCACGCCTACGATTACAACTTTGGAGCAAATCCATATACGAGACCTTGGATAAGACCGGTAAGGGAAATAGAATTCACAGGGGAACCACCAATTGCTTACCTAGACTACGATAATGAAGTTAAATTAAAGGCGTTTTCACCATTCATACCCTTAGACGTAAAGAACTCTTCCTTACCAGTAGCAATATTTAAATTTAGTAGCAAGAAGAATACAAGATTCTTCTTCGGAGTTAATAATCCATTTGAGAAAGGTCAAATAGAAGTTAAGGAGGACATGGTAATCTTCAAGGGAGAAACAACATCTGATGATCCGAGATATCAAGGGAATCTATGCATTAAGGTAATAGGAGAAGACGCATCAGCTACTGCATATAATCAAATATTCGACTTCTGGGACGATTATAGGTCTAATAGTTTAGTGAAGAAAAAAGGAGATAACCTAGGAATCGTAAGTGGTAAGGGAAACGATTTAACTTTCATAATCACTTGGTTCTTCCCTAACTTCATACTTAAGGATGGTAGAAGAGTCGGTCATTATTACGAGAACTTCTTCAATAGCTGTGCAGAAGTAATGGATTACGTTATTAAAAAACTAAACTACCTAGAGGAGAAAACTACGCAATTCCACGATTTATTTTATAATGCTGAAGGCGTAGAGTCATGGATTGTTGATCTAATTGGAGCGCAAATAGCTACACTTGTGAAAAGTACTTGGTTAACCAAAGATAACTTCTTCGGAATATGGGAGGGGTATTTTGACACTTCTGACCAGAGGAAAATAGGAAAATATCCTTATACTGATGGCCCAGAAAACACTGCATTAAACACAATCGACGTACTACTATACGCATTACCGGGAGTGATGCTGTTATTTCCGGAACTAGCTAAGAATATTGTAAAAGATCTCTCTAACAGAGCTCTCAAGGAGGATACCCCTGAGTACGTTATATTTTCATTAGCGTTTCCAGATAATCTAAATAAATATAAGGAAGAGGTTAGGAAGGATCCAACTATAAGTACTGATATAAAGAAATTATATGAAACTATAAAGAGAATTGTTAAGGAGACTGGTAAGGATCCCAAAGGTAGAATGCCTCACTATATTCGTCACTCATTAACAGTAGACACTTACGAGAGGATAGATATCAACCCGGAATTCGTGTTACTCTATTATTTAATAGCCAGATACACTGGTGATAGGGATTTTCTAAAGAGTGTTTATGAGGTTGCTAAAAACGCAATTGAAAGCATTATAAGAACTCAGACCTTAGATGGTTTGCCTTATCTTACATTACCATCTGGAATTGAGTGGATGAGACATGTGAACAACATGTTAAAAGCTAACGATGCTTACAAGATTTTGGGTTATCATACTTTAGCATTATCAATGCAAACACTAGACGACTGGTCATGGCTAGGCTTTTCTCCATTCGTATCCTTTTTATGGATAACTGCGCTAGAGGCATTAAATGAAGCATCAAAACTACTTAATAGCCCTCAAAATTACGAGGTAAAAGAGTTAATAGAAAAGGCTAATAAGTACTTGTGGAATGGCGAATATTATATAAACTGGTATGATCCTATTTCGAATCTGAGAGATGATTCCTTAAATGCCTCTCAAATAACTGGCGACTGGTATGTTCAGTTGTTGGGTCTTCAAGAATTTTTAGACTACGAGAAGCGGAAATCTATATTCTCCTCAATAATTAAGTATAACTATACCGAAGAAGAGGGCATTAGAAATGGGTCCTCAAACAAAGAGATTACGCCATTGGGAGTTAAACTCTCAGTACAGTCCAAGGCACCTTGGAGTGGAGTAGAATATTATCTAGCTTCACATATGTTCTATGATGGTTTCGACGAATATGCAAAGAAGATTTTGAGGAATGTTTATGAAAGGTATGAATTGGCCGGTAACTTCTGGAACCACCTAGAATGGGGTGCAAGATATATGAGACCATTAGTGGCTATAAATATCATTCACGCAATTGAGGGTATGAGGGTAAACATGCTGGATAATGAAGTTAATATAGACAAACAGAAGAATTTGAAATGGATACTACTCCTTCCTACAGCTTGGGGTTTGTTAGGTATTAACAATGGAAAGATAAGGATAAGGATTTATCATGGAGAGTTTAAGGGTAAAATAAATGGAGTTGAAGTTGCTTTAAGGGAAAATGAAGAGATTGAATTTTAA
- a CDS encoding mandelate racemase/muconate lactonizing enzyme family protein, with protein MKATTIEVGLYKIPSRHAQENAIARFTAYEWIIVRIKFSNNIEGIGWTYTQGKGGSAIFHLLVDYWAKELLSEDDLDPLTLNKKVWSLSYSYGLEGLSRLAYATIDIALWDALAKQSDLPLYEMLGGSKSPKVKAYRSGIDLNFSLQDLVNDIRKYKDLGFKAFKIKIGKPNFEEDIERVKAVKEVIGNYPLMVDVNRGWNFQDTVKRGKILYDLGVYWLEEPIEADLLDQYKLLREKLEIPIAAGESLYNKFEQTMLILEKCVDIVQLDVLRSGGITEWMKYAQLADSLGLPMAPHFGEEISVQVLSAIKNGLFLEHLPGSNLHDSGVLKSSLTFEEGYAIPPNKPGHGIEFNWEKLSNYQIMYAKVT; from the coding sequence ATGAAAGCAACAACTATAGAGGTAGGACTATATAAAATCCCTTCAAGGCATGCACAAGAGAATGCGATCGCGAGGTTCACCGCTTACGAATGGATAATAGTTAGAATTAAATTCTCCAATAATATAGAGGGAATCGGCTGGACTTATACTCAAGGTAAGGGAGGAAGTGCAATTTTCCATCTCTTAGTAGACTATTGGGCTAAAGAATTACTATCTGAAGATGACTTAGACCCTTTAACACTTAATAAAAAGGTTTGGTCACTTTCGTATTCTTATGGGTTGGAGGGGTTAAGCAGATTAGCTTACGCTACTATAGATATTGCACTATGGGATGCATTAGCTAAACAAAGCGACTTACCGCTATATGAGATGTTAGGTGGGTCTAAATCCCCTAAAGTCAAAGCTTATAGGAGCGGGATAGATTTGAATTTCTCCTTGCAAGATTTAGTTAATGACATAAGGAAGTATAAGGACTTGGGATTTAAGGCATTTAAAATAAAAATAGGAAAGCCAAACTTTGAAGAAGATATTGAGCGAGTTAAAGCAGTGAAGGAGGTTATAGGAAATTATCCATTAATGGTTGATGTAAATAGAGGTTGGAATTTTCAAGATACTGTAAAAAGAGGCAAGATTTTGTATGATTTAGGAGTTTACTGGTTAGAAGAGCCTATAGAAGCAGATCTACTAGACCAATACAAACTATTAAGAGAGAAGTTAGAAATTCCGATTGCTGCAGGAGAAAGTCTTTACAACAAATTTGAACAAACCATGCTGATATTAGAGAAATGTGTAGATATTGTACAATTAGACGTGTTAAGAAGCGGAGGTATAACAGAGTGGATGAAATACGCTCAATTAGCAGATTCTTTAGGATTACCAATGGCTCCCCACTTTGGCGAAGAAATATCTGTACAAGTATTATCAGCCATAAAAAACGGATTATTTCTAGAACATCTACCCGGTAGTAATTTACATGATAGCGGTGTGTTAAAGTCATCACTTACCTTCGAAGAGGGTTATGCTATACCACCAAATAAGCCCGGACATGGTATAGAATTTAATTGGGAAAAACTTTCTAACTATCAAATAATGTATGCGAAAGTTACTTAG
- a CDS encoding glycoside hydrolase family 2 TIM barrel-domain containing protein produces MKSFYRPKIDLQGFWKFMLDVQNVGEKNEWHKGFNSEDIIYVPASWNEQNPKWDQFSGIAWYQKDVFISDNYGDKKAWIIFDGAGYITKVWINGEYIGTHEGSFTQFKFPIKPKFNEFNKIVVKIDNTPSPYNFPPAKNLNSAAFDFFNYGGIHRPVYIEFTDECHIEDITIHTKSNGQLRAEVLTECSEKFNLRFKLVDKEGRVLLDEESNKKVYEKDVGNVIPWSPENPNLYTLIVELYVNNNLKDSVYERIGFRDVEVKNGKIYLNGRPVFLKGFGRHEDFPVLGKFMHGAVLVRDFYLMRKIGANSFRTSHYPYSNEHLDIADEMGFLVILEPPLCYSNITRIMSRDEIAKMFSDEKYFEKVKDTISDMIRQHKNRPSVIMYSVMNEPPSDMREVAEFIRKEVEFFKSLDSSRPVTFASHRSVQDLALEYVDVISLNYYHGWYTEWGDIDTGVNVVVSEIEEIHKKFPEKPILITEFGADAIYGLHSDPPQMWSEEYQAEMIRRYIEALKEKDYVIGFHIWNFADFRTPQNPGRTILNRKGIFTRDRQPKLAAKVVEELFKSKLP; encoded by the coding sequence ATGAAGTCATTTTATAGACCTAAAATAGATCTTCAAGGCTTTTGGAAATTCATGTTAGACGTTCAAAACGTTGGGGAAAAGAATGAATGGCATAAGGGTTTTAACTCAGAAGATATTATTTATGTACCAGCATCGTGGAATGAACAAAATCCAAAATGGGATCAGTTTTCTGGGATAGCGTGGTATCAAAAGGACGTATTTATTAGTGATAACTATGGGGATAAGAAAGCTTGGATAATATTTGATGGAGCGGGATACATTACAAAGGTTTGGATAAACGGAGAGTATATAGGGACTCATGAGGGATCATTTACTCAGTTTAAATTTCCTATTAAACCTAAATTTAATGAATTTAATAAAATTGTAGTTAAGATAGATAATACACCTTCGCCTTATAATTTTCCTCCCGCTAAGAATCTAAACAGTGCGGCGTTCGACTTCTTTAATTACGGGGGTATCCATAGACCAGTTTACATAGAGTTCACAGACGAATGTCACATAGAAGATATTACGATACATACTAAATCTAACGGACAGTTAAGAGCAGAGGTTTTAACAGAATGTAGCGAGAAGTTTAACCTAAGGTTCAAGTTAGTTGATAAAGAGGGAAGGGTTTTATTAGATGAGGAGAGTAATAAAAAAGTGTATGAAAAAGATGTAGGTAATGTAATACCGTGGTCTCCAGAAAATCCCAATTTATATACTCTCATAGTTGAGCTTTATGTTAACAATAATCTAAAGGACTCAGTTTATGAACGTATAGGATTTAGAGACGTAGAGGTAAAGAATGGAAAAATATACTTGAACGGTAGGCCCGTATTCTTAAAGGGCTTTGGAAGACATGAGGATTTTCCAGTGCTAGGTAAATTTATGCATGGGGCAGTTTTAGTAAGGGATTTTTACCTTATGAGAAAGATTGGAGCTAACTCGTTTAGAACTTCCCACTATCCCTATTCAAATGAGCATTTGGATATAGCCGATGAAATGGGATTCCTAGTTATATTAGAACCACCATTATGCTACTCTAATATCACTAGGATAATGAGTCGTGATGAGATTGCTAAGATGTTCAGTGATGAAAAATACTTCGAGAAAGTAAAGGATACGATAAGTGATATGATAAGGCAACATAAGAATAGGCCCTCGGTAATAATGTATAGTGTGATGAATGAACCCCCAAGTGATATGCGTGAAGTTGCAGAGTTCATAAGGAAAGAAGTAGAATTCTTCAAGAGTTTGGATTCTTCTAGACCAGTAACTTTTGCTTCGCATAGATCAGTACAAGACTTAGCGTTAGAATATGTTGACGTGATATCCTTAAACTATTATCACGGATGGTATACTGAGTGGGGGGATATTGATACTGGTGTGAATGTTGTTGTAAGTGAGATAGAAGAAATTCATAAGAAGTTTCCAGAGAAGCCAATATTAATAACTGAATTTGGTGCCGATGCAATATATGGTCTTCACAGCGATCCTCCTCAAATGTGGTCTGAGGAATATCAAGCTGAAATGATTAGAAGATATATAGAAGCATTAAAGGAGAAAGACTACGTAATAGGCTTTCACATATGGAACTTTGCTGACTTCAGAACACCACAGAATCCAGGAAGAACTATACTTAATAGGAAAGGAATATTTACCAGAGATAGGCAGCCTAAATTAGCAGCTAAAGTAGTTGAGGAACTATTCAAAAGCAAACTACCTTAA
- a CDS encoding dihydrodipicolinate synthase family protein: MDGVFLTNVTPFTKTLELDLEGLKRIVEFAESSGYKNIVPLGTAGEFSSLTFEEKVRVVDVVRKSLNKGEIIAGASSTSFLETSELCKRYKEIGVDKIMILPPYYLKGNEKGMLDYFVKVSESCDSTIVIYNNPSSTGVDLSPQLIKRLSDIIPSFKLLKEARYNVVEFKEVVRLVGEKIEVIDGLEERALLGLVLGAKGFTTSMGSFSSLPLRIYESYVKVRNVDTAIRLYDLLLEYRSFIKFPLTMSHLAKLGAWLRGLISSYAVRPPLPALDDVVSEDVKRKMIEKINQIINLEKIP; the protein is encoded by the coding sequence ATGGACGGAGTTTTCTTAACTAATGTAACACCTTTCACTAAGACATTGGAGTTAGACTTAGAAGGATTGAAGAGGATTGTGGAGTTCGCTGAGAGTTCTGGGTATAAAAATATTGTTCCTCTAGGTACTGCTGGTGAATTCTCCTCTCTTACCTTTGAGGAGAAAGTTAGAGTAGTTGATGTTGTGAGAAAATCATTAAATAAGGGTGAAATTATAGCTGGTGCATCATCTACTTCATTTTTAGAAACAAGTGAGCTATGTAAGAGATATAAGGAGATAGGTGTCGATAAAATAATGATCTTACCCCCTTACTATTTAAAGGGTAATGAAAAGGGGATGTTGGATTACTTCGTTAAAGTCTCTGAATCATGTGACTCAACAATTGTAATATACAACAATCCATCATCAACTGGAGTAGATCTTTCCCCACAACTAATAAAGAGGCTAAGCGATATAATACCTAGTTTTAAGTTGCTGAAGGAGGCTAGGTATAACGTAGTAGAATTTAAGGAGGTAGTGAGGCTAGTAGGGGAGAAGATAGAGGTAATAGATGGTTTGGAAGAGAGGGCTTTATTAGGTCTCGTTTTAGGAGCAAAAGGATTTACAACCTCAATGGGTTCATTTTCCTCTTTACCCCTTAGGATTTATGAGAGTTACGTAAAAGTGAGAAATGTTGATACTGCCATAAGGCTATATGATCTACTCTTAGAGTATAGGTCATTTATAAAATTCCCCTTAACAATGTCACATTTAGCTAAACTAGGAGCATGGCTACGGGGTTTAATCTCAAGCTATGCTGTAAGACCCCCATTACCAGCTTTAGATGATGTAGTAAGTGAAGATGTTAAGAGAAAAATGATAGAGAAAATAAACCAGATAATAAATCTTGAAAAAATACCATAA
- a CDS encoding DUF2139 domain-containing protein, with product MEKPKLVLKEFVQHNEVALGHHQFRSLYIGFHPISRNMIVHDGHAAKVYSNGEVIYRYEKLGRPPRVAGDTHAALTWSKDLLFIGGWLKAPPGMIEVSQYERILKYQDMRMKYSHIHMIYDNDKVEVLWSRKWDDKIPPNNWYGEVTDLLYDDHEDAIYFSRADGHAELGLWKVGVSTRDAEFLVKNRTVYKMEMKDDKIYATIFNPIHTDVSSIMVYNTLNGEHKFVESFDFPLENNKKIQIRRVGGQIVQIQNKLIAFYGGALIHIDPQKDIYRLYPFLDVRNPESERPTYIPGFRAQKVYIMGIPVISANPAEDLRDMSSKTTFGLLLRIDPVVPQIITESGAIFGMAHDGEHLYVGSSYANHTGVYTYRAGDGGIFAIPVSELFKKPWNPIRIWIHDGSYSPTAGIDGWFGGIPLKGFTEKKLRVYTAKSTKMRIAEYSLFSKVRDDTISLNTGWNIVDLSNYYDIVAFKLDENIDQLQAEIILE from the coding sequence TTGGAAAAGCCAAAACTAGTTTTGAAAGAGTTCGTTCAGCACAATGAAGTAGCGTTAGGTCACCATCAGTTTAGATCTCTTTACATAGGCTTTCATCCGATTTCTAGAAACATGATAGTTCATGATGGTCACGCAGCTAAAGTGTATTCTAATGGAGAAGTAATATATAGATATGAAAAGTTAGGAAGACCACCTAGAGTAGCAGGCGATACTCACGCAGCATTAACTTGGTCTAAGGACTTATTATTCATAGGCGGATGGCTGAAAGCACCGCCTGGAATGATAGAGGTATCACAATATGAGAGAATTTTAAAATATCAAGATATGAGGATGAAGTATAGTCACATTCATATGATCTATGATAACGATAAAGTAGAAGTTCTATGGAGTAGGAAGTGGGACGATAAAATCCCTCCAAACAATTGGTATGGCGAAGTTACTGACCTTCTTTACGACGATCACGAAGATGCAATATACTTCAGCAGAGCTGATGGACATGCTGAGTTAGGCTTATGGAAAGTGGGCGTATCCACTAGAGATGCGGAATTTCTAGTGAAAAATCGCACAGTATATAAAATGGAAATGAAGGACGATAAAATATACGCTACAATATTTAATCCAATACACACTGATGTTTCTTCAATAATGGTATATAATACGCTTAATGGTGAACATAAGTTCGTAGAGTCCTTTGATTTCCCATTGGAAAACAACAAGAAGATACAGATAAGGCGAGTTGGAGGGCAAATAGTGCAGATCCAAAACAAGTTAATTGCATTCTACGGTGGGGCGCTTATACACATCGACCCACAAAAGGACATATATAGGTTATATCCATTTCTAGATGTTCGCAACCCTGAATCGGAAAGACCTACTTACATTCCGGGCTTCAGAGCACAGAAAGTTTACATAATGGGTATTCCGGTTATATCGGCAAATCCTGCTGAGGACTTAAGGGATATGTCATCTAAGACCACATTCGGCTTGCTCCTTAGGATTGACCCAGTAGTACCTCAGATAATAACGGAAAGTGGAGCGATCTTCGGTATGGCTCATGATGGCGAACATCTATATGTTGGCTCTTCATACGCTAACCACACGGGAGTATACACTTATAGGGCAGGTGATGGTGGAATATTCGCAATACCAGTGAGCGAACTATTTAAGAAACCGTGGAATCCGATAAGGATATGGATTCACGATGGTTCGTATTCACCTACTGCAGGGATAGATGGCTGGTTTGGTGGTATTCCATTAAAAGGATTTACTGAGAAGAAGTTAAGAGTATACACTGCAAAGTCAACAAAGATGAGAATTGCCGAGTACTCATTGTTCTCCAAGGTTAGAGATGATACTATTTCACTAAACACTGGCTGGAATATAGTAGATTTAAGCAATTATTATGATATAGTGGCGTTTAAACTGGACGAGAATATAGATCAACTCCAAGCCGAAATAATTTTAGAATAA
- a CDS encoding sugar phosphate isomerase/epimerase family protein, whose translation MKVVFSSLAYPELSLEDVVERVSKFGFDGLELRVADDGKHLKPEFPINKEELAILSSIRISDLAGYARFSSPDETERKKNEKVLETLIKMANTLNALGVRVYGGEFSDEGVIHRIVQSLKRMNRVAQDYSVKILIETHDSLAKKDNIVKLLGELDEEDIGFVYDPANVIFAGDSHDDVFPLVVKRIYQVHVKDFIIKDKKRVFVEPGKGIVPLEKIINDLKRIGYKYYISVEWEKIWHPELENADNILPKYLSYLRNLLYN comes from the coding sequence ATGAAAGTTGTATTTTCTAGTCTTGCGTATCCAGAGTTAAGCTTAGAAGACGTTGTAGAGAGAGTAAGTAAGTTTGGGTTTGACGGATTGGAATTAAGGGTTGCAGATGATGGTAAACATTTGAAGCCAGAATTCCCAATAAATAAGGAAGAGTTAGCAATCCTTTCATCGATAAGAATATCTGATTTAGCAGGTTATGCTAGGTTTTCATCTCCAGACGAAACTGAAAGAAAAAAGAACGAAAAAGTATTGGAGACATTGATAAAAATGGCTAACACTCTAAATGCTCTGGGAGTGAGAGTTTATGGTGGGGAATTTAGTGATGAAGGAGTGATTCACAGAATAGTTCAATCGCTAAAGAGGATGAATAGAGTTGCCCAAGACTATTCAGTTAAAATTCTCATAGAAACTCATGATAGTTTAGCGAAAAAAGATAACATAGTTAAACTGTTAGGCGAGCTTGATGAGGAGGACATAGGATTTGTCTATGACCCAGCTAACGTTATTTTTGCGGGTGATTCTCATGATGATGTTTTCCCTTTAGTAGTTAAAAGAATATATCAAGTTCACGTTAAGGATTTCATAATAAAGGATAAAAAGAGAGTATTTGTCGAACCAGGAAAAGGTATAGTTCCCTTAGAGAAAATAATTAATGACTTAAAGAGAATTGGTTATAAATATTACATTTCAGTTGAGTGGGAAAAGATTTGGCATCCGGAATTAGAAAATGCTGATAATATACTACCTAAATATCTCTCATATCTAAGGAATCTACTGTATAACTAG